A section of the Rhizobium sp. BG4 genome encodes:
- the acpS gene encoding holo-ACP synthase, translating into MIIGIGSDLIDIRRVEKSIERFGERFTQRCFTDVERARSDRRANRAESYAKRFAAKEACSKALGTGIAQGVFWKDMGVVNLPSGKPTMKLTGGAAVILEAMMPAGHRPVIHLTITDDYPLAQAFVIIEALPEAG; encoded by the coding sequence ATGATCATCGGTATTGGCAGCGACCTCATCGACATCCGCCGCGTCGAAAAATCGATCGAGCGTTTCGGCGAGCGTTTCACGCAGCGATGCTTCACCGATGTCGAGCGCGCCCGCTCCGACCGCCGCGCGAACCGCGCCGAATCCTACGCCAAGCGCTTTGCCGCCAAGGAAGCCTGCTCCAAGGCGCTCGGCACCGGCATCGCCCAGGGCGTCTTCTGGAAGGACATGGGCGTCGTCAACCTGCCGAGCGGCAAGCCGACGATGAAGCTGACGGGTGGGGCTGCCGTCATCCTGGAAGCGATGATGCCTGCCGGGCACCGTCCGGTCATTCATTTGACAATAACCGATGATTATCCGCTTGCTCAGGCATTCGTGATCATCGAGGCGCTGCCGGAAGCAGGCTGA
- a CDS encoding DUF2062 domain-containing protein, which translates to MLFRRRKPAGFRERMREALWPRKGFLRPARYLRMRVMRLTASPHAVAAGVAAGVFVSWTPFIGVHFIMAFVITYFLSGNMVAAALGCAAFGNPLTYPFIWGITWEIGHLVLARKDTLGGQSIDLHEMFHQLNFTELWRPVLEPMLIGAIPPGAVTSVVLYALTFYTVRGFQSRRRARLMERAKLRLSHQVHDVPTV; encoded by the coding sequence ATGTTGTTCCGCCGTAGAAAACCTGCAGGATTTCGCGAGAGAATGCGGGAGGCCTTGTGGCCCCGCAAAGGCTTTCTGCGTCCCGCGCGCTATCTGAGAATGCGCGTCATGAGATTGACGGCCTCGCCGCATGCTGTTGCGGCGGGCGTGGCCGCTGGTGTGTTCGTGTCCTGGACGCCGTTCATCGGCGTGCATTTCATCATGGCCTTCGTGATCACCTATTTTCTCTCGGGAAACATGGTGGCCGCGGCACTCGGATGCGCCGCCTTCGGCAATCCGCTGACCTATCCCTTCATCTGGGGCATCACCTGGGAAATCGGCCATCTCGTGCTCGCCCGCAAGGATACGCTGGGCGGCCAGTCGATCGATCTCCACGAGATGTTCCACCAGCTGAATTTCACCGAGCTCTGGCGCCCCGTGCTGGAGCCGATGCTGATCGGCGCCATCCCGCCCGGTGCCGTCACCTCGGTTGTGCTTTACGCGCTGACGTTCTACACCGTCAGGGGCTTCCAGTCCCGCCGCCGCGCCCGCCTGATGGAGCGCGCCAAGCTGCGTCTCAGCCATCAGGTGCATGACGTGCCCACCGTCTGA